In Babylonia areolata isolate BAREFJ2019XMU chromosome 19, ASM4173473v1, whole genome shotgun sequence, a single window of DNA contains:
- the LOC143293674 gene encoding polyribonucleotide 5'-hydroxyl-kinase Clp1-like — MAEENGKDGEDYKLERNSELRFEVDSRNEVHMEMIDGMAEVFGTEITKKQQYKFMPGSKMAVYTFHGCTIKLRGKTEVAYISKETPMTMYLNTHAAMEQMRAKADIEETRGPRVLVVGPTDVGKSTLCRLLVNYAVRCGRSPILADLDVGQGQVSVPGTLGAVVMEHTADVVEGYVKTTPLVFHFGHKSPADNNTLFNTLTSRMAEVINIRSEQSQRVNSSGVVINTGGWVRGAGYDALKHAAGSFEVDIIIVLDQERLYNQLKGDMPEFVKIVLLPKSGGVVERSQHARAEARDMKIRDYFYGVNGNLYPHSFDIKFNEIKLFKIGAPSLPESCLPLGMKASDCKTKLIPVLPTMTLLHHVLSISAANSVDQNIVESNILGFIVVTAVDMEKSILTVLSPAPRPLPKSILLVMDIQFMDIK; from the exons atggcaGAAGAAAAC GGGAAAGATGGAGAAGATTACAAGTTGGAACGCAACTCAGAGCTTCGCTTTGAAGTTGACTCCCGTAATGAAGTTCATATGGAG atgatAGACGGAATGGCGGAAGTGTTTGGGACAGAAATTACCAAGAAGCAGCAGTACAAATTTATGCCTGGCTCAAAAATGGCTGTCTATACTTTCCATGGCTGCACCATCAAA CTGCGGGGCAAGACAGAAGTGGCCTATATCTCCAAGGAGACGCCCATGACCATGTACCTCAACACGCACGCCGCCATGGAGCAGATGCGGGCCAAGGCGGACATTGAGGAGACGCGAGGGCCCCGCGTGCTGGTGGTCGGACCCACAGACGTGGGCAAGAGCACGCTGTGTCGTCTACTGGTCAACTATGCCGTGCGTTGTGGGAGGTCCCCTATCCTGGCTGATCTGGATGTGGGgcag GGCCAGGTGTCGGTGCCGGGCACGCTGGGAGCGGTGGTGATGGAGCACACGGCGGACGTGGTGGAGGGCTATGTCAAGACCACACCCCTGGTCTTCCACTTTGGCCACAAGTCACCTGCCGATAACAACACCCTCTTCAACACCCTCACCTCCCGCATGGCTGAGGTCATCAACATCCGCAGCGAGCAGAGTCAGAGAG tgaactcGAGCGGGGTGGTGATCAACACCGGGGGATGGGTGCGGGGAGCAGGGTACGATGCCCTGAAGCATGCGGCAGGCTCCTTCGAGGTGGACATCATCATTGTTCTGGACCAGGAGCGCCTGTACAACCAGCTGAAGGGAGACATGCCAGAGTTTGTCAAAATCGTCCTGCTGCCCAAGTCTGGAGGG GTGGTGGAACGCTCCCAGCATGCAAGGGCCGAGGCCCGAGACATGAAAATTCGGGATTATTTTTACGGTGTCAATGGCAACCTCTACCCTCATTCCTTTGACATCAAGtttaacgaaataaaactgttCAAGATTGGAG CTCCATCACTTCCGGAGTCCTGTCTGCCTTTGGGCATGAAGGCTTCTGACTGCAAGACCAAGCTGATCCCAGTCCTGCCCA CGATGACCCTCTTGCACCATGTTCTGAGCATCAGTGCTGCCAACTCTGTGGATCAGAACATAGTGGAGAGCAACATACTGGGCTTTATTGTGGT aacggcAGTGGACATGGAGAAGTCGATCCTGACAGTGCTGTCCCCGGCGCCCAGACCCCTGCCCAAATCCATACTGCTGGTGATGGACATTCAGTTCATGGACATCAAGTGA